Sequence from the Pelosinus sp. IPA-1 genome:
AATTCCTATTTTAGGAGCCACACGAGAACAAGTGAAAACAATTCGTGACAAATTGTTTGATGAGGCATACTCTGATGTAATTGTTGTAGATTTTAGCGAAATTGCCCAAAGGTGCTTAGATTATGGAGAATATACACAACGTCTATCAAGCATGAAGAATAGCGAGATACATTATATGGGGCTTTGTCTATGTGGACCAGTAAAAAAGGTTAACAGTTTTACTGGTAATCTAGGGCTTCTAAGGTAGATTTTGTGATAAACTTAGAAT
This genomic interval carries:
- a CDS encoding DUF2000 domain-containing protein, whose protein sequence is MKVAIVINKELPLGLIANASAVLGISLGKLFPEVVGESIADDNGKLHLGITTKTIPILGATREQVKTIRDKLFDEAYSDVIVVDFSEIAQRCLDYGEYTQRLSSMKNSEIHYMGLCLCGPVKKVNSFTGNLGLLR